The following are from one region of the Bacillus sp. (in: firmicutes) genome:
- the spoVID gene encoding stage VI sporulation protein D, with product MTFNQTSSIRFSVEESVWFKKGQEVSDVVSMSLDPEISVQEHDNYISIRGSLVLSGEYHPHAGEQEDENIFSLRDTAIYRTVDEVVENEGNIHSMKHRFPIDITIPANRIRSLDDVYVLIEAFDYEIPERGRLELKADLCISGITNERESSAAERKQDTNAQNALNEQQASEDYNVNDIGLVEAERQVEVPIANQYEANNGSLVASYEREFENSAEYKFPSFSTEVRKEDIVEENAADLRDEVTGEVEVNQNFEDVLEDRLAETEAEVIDEPELEVPVNIFPKKLSPNIGMKGRSEQTEQGWNPKNLYSPQQTTYNTFGTKEVVEDKETAAETINRSKRTENALYLTKMLASGGEEDFSKLRLRIVQSGETVGTIAETYDISVNQIIRLNGLNDEILKEGQILYIPEYAGVEK from the coding sequence TTGACATTCAATCAAACATCTTCTATTCGGTTTTCGGTAGAAGAATCTGTATGGTTTAAAAAGGGACAGGAAGTGTCAGATGTAGTTTCTATGTCATTAGATCCTGAAATTTCAGTACAAGAACATGATAATTATATATCAATACGAGGGTCATTAGTACTATCTGGAGAGTATCATCCACATGCTGGTGAACAAGAGGACGAAAATATTTTTTCACTTCGTGATACAGCTATATATAGAACAGTGGACGAGGTTGTCGAAAATGAAGGCAATATTCATAGTATGAAACACCGTTTTCCGATTGACATAACGATTCCGGCCAATCGAATTCGTAGTCTTGATGATGTATATGTGCTTATAGAAGCATTTGATTATGAAATACCCGAGCGCGGCAGATTGGAGTTAAAAGCGGATCTATGTATTAGCGGTATTACGAATGAAAGGGAATCTTCAGCGGCTGAACGAAAACAAGATACAAATGCGCAAAATGCACTAAACGAGCAACAAGCTAGTGAGGATTACAATGTTAATGATATTGGCCTAGTCGAGGCTGAACGACAAGTAGAAGTTCCAATTGCTAATCAATACGAGGCAAATAATGGATCGTTAGTAGCTTCCTATGAACGCGAATTTGAAAATAGTGCTGAGTATAAGTTCCCATCATTTTCAACGGAGGTCCGCAAAGAGGATATAGTGGAGGAGAATGCAGCAGATCTCAGGGATGAAGTAACAGGGGAGGTTGAAGTTAACCAAAATTTTGAAGACGTTTTAGAGGATCGACTAGCTGAAACGGAGGCCGAAGTAATAGATGAACCAGAATTAGAGGTGCCCGTTAACATTTTTCCCAAAAAACTTTCACCGAACATCGGAATGAAAGGCCGTTCCGAGCAAACAGAACAAGGCTGGAATCCAAAAAACTTATACTCTCCACAACAAACAACATATAATACTTTCGGTACTAAGGAAGTTGTCGAGGATAAAGAAACCGCAGCAGAAACAATCAATCGTTCTAAAAGAACAGAAAATGCACTGTATTTAACAAAAATGCTTGCATCTGGTGGGGAAGAGGACTTTTCTAAATTACGACTTCGCATTGTCCAAAGCGGCGAAACAGTAGGGACAATTGCAGAAACGTATGACATCTCAGTTAATCAAATTATCCGACTAAATGGATTAAATGATGAAATCTTAAAAGAAGGTCAAATTCTTTATATCCCTGAATATGCTGGAGTAGAAAAATAG
- the ccsA gene encoding cytochrome c biogenesis protein CcsA, with amino-acid sequence MHTFQFGWIYDVTIIVYACSVLGYFIDFLQNNRKANRTAFWLLAIVWVLQSVFLVSRMVEMGRFPILTIAEGLYFYTWVLVSFSLIINKVFRIDFIVFFTNVLGFIIMTLHLFAPVEYKPDVLAAQLMSELLVIHITIAIISYGAFSLSAIFSMMYVLQYHMIKKKKWGRRLRRLGDLSKLDRLSFSFNMSGVPLLLISLILGVIWAYISIDDFKWYDAKAVGSFTVLLAYSVYLYVRVAKGLQGKTVALWNLAAFLILLANFFLSSSLSRFHFWYG; translated from the coding sequence ATGCATACCTTTCAATTTGGTTGGATTTATGATGTTACGATAATAGTATACGCATGTAGTGTTTTAGGCTATTTTATAGATTTTTTACAAAACAACCGGAAGGCAAATAGAACTGCCTTCTGGTTGCTTGCTATTGTATGGGTTTTGCAATCTGTTTTTTTAGTTTCAAGAATGGTGGAAATGGGGCGGTTCCCCATCCTTACGATAGCGGAAGGCCTTTATTTTTATACATGGGTATTAGTGTCATTTTCACTCATTATTAATAAAGTGTTTCGAATTGACTTTATTGTTTTTTTTACAAATGTACTAGGTTTCATTATTATGACCCTGCATTTATTTGCCCCTGTGGAATATAAGCCTGACGTATTAGCAGCGCAGCTTATGTCTGAGTTATTAGTGATTCACATCACTATAGCGATTATTTCATACGGCGCTTTTTCTCTCTCTGCTATTTTTTCCATGATGTATGTCTTGCAATATCATATGATCAAGAAAAAAAAATGGGGCAGACGCTTGCGGCGCTTAGGTGATTTATCGAAGCTTGATCGGCTTTCATTTAGCTTTAACATGAGCGGGGTTCCCCTCTTGTTAATATCACTTATATTAGGGGTCATTTGGGCGTATATTTCAATCGACGATTTTAAATGGTATGATGCGAAGGCCGTCGGGTCCTTCACTGTTTTACTAGCATATAGCGTTTATTTATATGTTCGAGTTGCGAAAGGGCTTCAAGGGAAAACGGTAGCACTATGGAATCTAGCGGCTTTTCTTATTCTTTTAGCAAACTTTTTTTTATCTAGTAGTTTATCACGTTTTCACTTTTGGTATGGTTAA
- the hemL gene encoding glutamate-1-semialdehyde 2,1-aminomutase produces MRSFEKSKAAFSEAVRVMPGGVNSPVRAFKSVQMDPIFMERGKGSKLYDIDGNEYIDYVLSWGPLILGHAYDEIVEELKKVTESGTSFGAPTELETKLAQLVIDRVPSIEVVRMVNSGTEATMSALRLARGFTGRNLIMKFEGCYHGHGDSLLIKAGSGVATLGLPDSPGVPESIAKNTITVPYNDLESVQYAFEQYGKDIAAVIVEPVAGNMGFVKPLPGFLEGLREITEKNGTLLIFDEVMTGFRVGYNCAQGYFGITPDLTCLGKVIGGGLPVGAYGGKAEIMNQIAPSGPIYQAGTLSGNPLAMTAGYETLSRLTPETYAEFDKKVARLLEGIKRAAEKYEIPHYCDGVGAMLGFFFTNEKVVNFETAKTSDLDLFAKYYREMIEQGVFLPPSQFEAYFLSTAHTDEDIEKTIAAAEEAFAKLK; encoded by the coding sequence ATGAGAAGCTTTGAAAAATCGAAAGCAGCATTCAGTGAAGCTGTCCGTGTTATGCCTGGCGGAGTCAACAGTCCTGTTAGAGCATTTAAATCAGTTCAGATGGACCCAATTTTTATGGAACGCGGCAAAGGCTCAAAGCTGTATGATATTGATGGAAATGAATATATTGATTACGTCCTTTCTTGGGGGCCGTTAATCCTTGGTCATGCCTATGATGAAATAGTCGAAGAGCTTAAAAAGGTAACAGAAAGCGGGACAAGCTTCGGAGCTCCAACAGAACTTGAGACAAAGCTGGCTCAACTTGTCATTGACCGTGTTCCATCGATAGAGGTTGTGCGCATGGTCAATTCAGGTACGGAGGCAACGATGAGCGCCCTTCGTCTTGCCCGTGGTTTCACTGGCCGCAATTTGATTATGAAGTTTGAAGGCTGCTATCACGGTCATGGCGATTCTTTATTAATTAAAGCTGGCTCAGGTGTTGCTACGTTAGGACTACCTGACAGCCCTGGTGTACCAGAATCAATCGCAAAAAATACAATCACAGTTCCTTATAATGATCTTGAGAGTGTTCAGTACGCCTTTGAGCAATATGGCAAAGACATTGCAGCTGTTATCGTTGAGCCTGTTGCTGGAAATATGGGATTTGTAAAGCCCTTACCTGGATTTTTAGAAGGTCTCCGTGAAATTACAGAAAAGAATGGAACATTATTAATTTTTGATGAGGTTATGACGGGTTTCCGCGTCGGCTATAATTGTGCCCAAGGATATTTTGGCATCACACCGGATTTAACTTGTTTAGGAAAAGTAATCGGTGGTGGGCTTCCTGTTGGTGCATACGGTGGCAAGGCTGAAATCATGAATCAAATTGCGCCAAGCGGCCCTATTTATCAAGCAGGGACATTATCAGGCAACCCATTAGCGATGACAGCCGGTTATGAAACATTATCACGTTTAACACCAGAAACATATGCGGAGTTTGATAAAAAGGTTGCCCGCCTTTTAGAAGGTATAAAACGTGCTGCTGAAAAATATGAAATCCCTCATTATTGTGATGGTGTAGGGGCGATGCTAGGCTTCTTCTTCACAAATGAAAAAGTAGTTAATTTTGAAACAGCGAAGACTTCAGATTTGGATTTATTCGCGAAATACTACCGAGAAATGATTGAACAAGGTGTATTTTTACCGCCTTCACAGTTCGAAGCTTATTTTTTATCTACGGCACATACTGACGAGGATATTGAAAAAACAATTGCCGCGGCAGAAGAAGCTTTTGCAAAATTAAAATAA
- the ytaF gene encoding sporulation membrane protein YtaF, which yields MGQLLTLFILGLAVSLDSFSVGLTYGIRKVSIPLKSIFIISICTFVVLLLAMGIGTWIEVFVSANAAATLGGCILIAIGIWLLVQFFTAGKKGAKQDKEILVDFEIKSLGIIIKVLKKPMVADLDQSGNIRGIEAFILGFALSLDSFGAGIGAALIDLPPILSALFIASASALLLIAGIKMGELFRNVKWIQKITFLPGVLLILIGFLKM from the coding sequence ATGGGCCAGCTCTTAACTTTATTTATTTTGGGGCTTGCGGTCAGTCTTGACAGCTTTAGTGTAGGGCTTACGTATGGGATAAGAAAGGTTTCAATACCGTTAAAATCAATTTTCATCATATCAATTTGTACTTTTGTTGTTCTGTTACTGGCGATGGGAATAGGGACTTGGATTGAGGTGTTTGTTTCGGCCAATGCAGCAGCAACACTGGGCGGTTGTATTTTAATTGCAATCGGAATATGGCTGTTAGTGCAATTTTTTACAGCGGGAAAAAAGGGGGCAAAACAGGATAAAGAAATACTTGTTGACTTTGAAATAAAATCATTAGGCATCATCATTAAAGTATTAAAAAAGCCGATGGTAGCAGACTTGGATCAATCAGGGAATATAAGAGGAATTGAGGCTTTTATTTTAGGTTTTGCACTATCATTAGATTCCTTCGGAGCGGGGATTGGGGCTGCCTTAATTGATTTGCCGCCAATCTTATCAGCCCTCTTTATTGCTAGTGCATCCGCATTGCTTCTAATAGCGGGAATTAAAATGGGAGAGCTATTTAGAAATGTAAAGTGGATACAAAAAATTACCTTTCTTCCAGGAGTCTTGCTTATATTAATTGGATTTCTGAAAATGTAA
- the ysxE gene encoding spore coat protein YsxE, with product MRQQPYYRILNRYRIEPDHIEDFGKVKKIISKKGVFALKEVQFSEEQRKQFLYAVQSLHGNGYRHVIPIYSTTNGSYLLRDNQSEYYLMPWLETYQSNTDNSYKDLLRAAAKLHSLTETKGEVNQTFFQYFYEKSKTNIDRRRLDYERFIEKCERKQYMSPFELLYCTHFMQIIRMEDSTLRQLEDWFDIVKEKKQDRVVICHGNLAPKHLLYDENGHSFLINFERTFAASPIYDLLYFFRKLLNHYPQKASAASNQYIQYIRNNPLTEDEKLLLFYYMTETSKIHKIIHQYETASSLSERNMVTKLQRAVWQMQAASNFISKIDEAIKQEYNNLGEAEAETDGTGSAAQT from the coding sequence TTGCGACAACAACCATATTATAGGATTTTAAACCGATATAGAATTGAACCAGACCATATCGAGGATTTTGGAAAGGTGAAAAAAATTATTTCGAAAAAAGGAGTTTTTGCTTTAAAAGAAGTTCAATTTTCGGAAGAGCAACGCAAGCAATTTTTGTATGCTGTTCAAAGCCTCCATGGAAATGGTTATCGCCATGTGATTCCAATTTATTCAACAACAAATGGAAGTTATCTTTTAAGAGACAACCAAAGTGAATATTACTTAATGCCATGGCTTGAAACCTACCAATCAAACACTGATAACAGTTACAAAGATTTGCTTAGAGCAGCAGCTAAACTGCATTCTTTAACAGAGACAAAAGGAGAAGTAAACCAGACATTTTTTCAATATTTTTATGAGAAATCAAAAACGAATATTGATCGGCGTAGGCTTGATTATGAACGCTTTATTGAGAAATGTGAAAGAAAACAATATATGTCGCCTTTTGAGCTTCTTTATTGCACGCATTTTATGCAAATTATCCGAATGGAGGATTCAACTTTAAGGCAACTTGAAGATTGGTTTGATATAGTAAAGGAAAAAAAACAAGACCGAGTTGTGATTTGCCATGGAAATTTAGCACCAAAGCACTTACTCTATGATGAAAATGGTCATAGTTTTCTCATAAACTTTGAGCGAACATTTGCTGCATCGCCAATCTATGACTTATTATATTTTTTTAGAAAACTACTTAATCACTACCCACAAAAAGCATCCGCTGCATCAAATCAATATATACAATATATTAGGAACAATCCATTGACAGAGGATGAAAAATTATTATTATTTTATTATATGACGGAAACGAGCAAAATTCATAAGATTATTCATCAATACGAAACTGCCTCTTCTTTATCTGAACGAAACATGGTAACAAAATTGCAACGCGCCGTTTGGCAAATGCAAGCAGCCTCCAATTTTATCTCCAAGATAGATGAGGCAATTAAACAAGAGTACAATAATTTAGGCGAGGCAGAGGCGGAGACAGATGGCACGGGTTCAGCAGCACAAACCTAG
- the hemB gene encoding porphobilinogen synthase — protein MNDLNFKRHRRLRASEGIRSMVRETYVRKEDLIYPIFVIEGNDIKNEVPSMPGVYQISLDNLDEEVQTVVKLGIPSIILFGIPTEKDDVGTGAYHNHGIVQEATRQVKEKYPELIVIADTCLCEFTNHGHCGVIEEGDILNDPSLKLLTKTAISQAEAGADIIAPSNMMDGFVAAIRKGLDEAGYEHIPIMSYAVKYASAFYGPFRDAAGSAPQFGDRKTYQMDPANRLEALREAESDLEEGADFLMVKPALSYLDVIREVKDRYNAPMVAYNVSGEYAMVKAAAQNGWIDEKRIVLELLTSMKRAGADLIITYFAKDVAAWLNEEK, from the coding sequence ATGAATGATTTAAATTTCAAACGTCATCGCCGCCTACGGGCTAGTGAAGGCATTCGGTCAATGGTACGGGAAACTTATGTGCGAAAAGAAGATCTCATTTATCCGATTTTTGTAATTGAAGGAAATGATATTAAAAATGAAGTTCCATCAATGCCAGGCGTTTACCAGATATCATTAGATAATCTTGATGAAGAGGTGCAAACGGTTGTAAAACTTGGCATTCCATCGATTATTTTATTCGGGATCCCGACCGAAAAAGATGATGTAGGTACAGGTGCATATCATAACCACGGGATTGTGCAAGAGGCAACAAGACAAGTGAAAGAAAAGTATCCTGAATTGATTGTGATTGCCGATACATGCTTATGTGAATTTACGAATCATGGTCATTGTGGTGTCATTGAAGAAGGTGATATTTTAAATGACCCATCGTTAAAATTGTTAACAAAAACAGCTATCAGCCAGGCTGAAGCAGGCGCAGATATTATCGCACCGTCAAATATGATGGATGGCTTTGTAGCTGCAATCCGAAAAGGCTTAGATGAAGCTGGCTATGAGCATATTCCAATTATGTCTTATGCGGTTAAATATGCTTCCGCTTTCTATGGGCCATTCCGTGATGCGGCTGGAAGCGCACCACAATTTGGTGATCGCAAAACATATCAAATGGATCCAGCCAATCGCTTGGAAGCACTTCGTGAAGCTGAGTCTGACCTTGAAGAAGGAGCGGATTTCCTAATGGTGAAGCCAGCGCTATCTTATTTGGATGTAATACGTGAGGTGAAGGACCGCTATAACGCTCCAATGGTAGCCTATAATGTGAGCGGGGAGTATGCGATGGTGAAAGCAGCCGCACAAAACGGCTGGATTGATGAAAAGAGAATTGTGCTTGAATTATTAACAAGCATGAAACGTGCAGGCGCAGACCTTATTATTACTTATTTTGCAAAAGATGTAGCTGCATGGTTGAATGAAGAAAAGTAG
- a CDS encoding uroporphyrinogen-III synthase, with protein MPASSSPLQGKRILVTRAKEQAVSFSEKIAELGGIPIEIPLIKIQPPKNTELIKRTLENILAYDWLVLTSVNGVHYFFDFLKKFNISFDKEASMWPKIAVVGKKTLEALEEKGYTADLIPEKFVAEDLLEKLVETVVAGETLLLARGNLGRLLLPEKLAEIGIKVDDLVIYETVLNMEKQMELLHLLKNHSIDMITFTSSSTVTNFVALLQGTNWQDWMDDVQIVCIGPITENTALEAGIKVDIVAEEYTIAGLIDAIINR; from the coding sequence ATGCCTGCTAGTAGCAGCCCCCTTCAAGGTAAGCGTATTTTAGTAACACGCGCGAAGGAGCAGGCGGTATCTTTTTCAGAAAAAATCGCTGAGCTTGGGGGAATTCCAATTGAAATTCCTTTAATTAAAATCCAGCCGCCTAAAAATACGGAGTTAATCAAACGAACACTGGAAAACATCTTGGCTTATGATTGGCTCGTATTGACAAGTGTCAATGGTGTTCACTATTTTTTTGATTTTCTTAAAAAATTTAACATTAGCTTTGACAAGGAAGCGTCTATGTGGCCGAAAATAGCGGTTGTTGGTAAAAAGACGTTAGAGGCCTTGGAAGAAAAGGGCTACACTGCGGACCTAATCCCTGAGAAATTTGTTGCTGAGGATTTATTGGAAAAGCTGGTTGAAACCGTTGTCGCAGGTGAGACGCTCTTATTAGCAAGAGGGAATCTTGGCAGATTACTTTTACCAGAAAAGTTGGCTGAAATCGGGATAAAAGTGGATGACTTAGTCATCTATGAAACGGTCTTAAATATGGAGAAGCAAATGGAGCTTTTACATTTATTAAAAAACCACTCTATAGATATGATTACATTTACAAGCTCTAGTACAGTAACAAATTTTGTAGCGCTTTTGCAAGGGACAAACTGGCAAGATTGGATGGATGATGTCCAAATTGTTTGTATCGGACCAATTACGGAAAATACAGCTTTAGAAGCGGGAATAAAAGTGGACATTGTGGCCGAGGAATACACGATTGCAGGGCTTATTGATGCCATCATCAACCGTTAG
- the hemC gene encoding hydroxymethylbilane synthase, producing MRKIIVGSRQSKLALTQTNWFIEQMKGLGLPFEFEVKKIVTKGDKILDVTLSKVGGKGLFVKEIEQAMLDKEIDMAVHSMKDMPAVLPEGFTIGCIPARKDHRDAFISKGHVKLKDLPSGSVIGTSSLRRGAQLLAYRPDLNIKWIRGNIDTRLAKLNDPAEGFDAIILAAAGLIRMGWSDDTVTEYLDIDVSVPAIGQGALAIECREDDREVLDLLLKLQDENTAKAVEAERVFLHKMEGGCQVPIAGFAEVLEDGRIKLIALVASPDGKTILKEELVGTDAKSLGEEAAHRLTEKGAKDIIEAVQKENDR from the coding sequence ATGCGAAAAATCATTGTAGGTTCGAGACAGAGTAAGCTTGCTTTAACACAGACAAACTGGTTTATCGAGCAAATGAAAGGCTTAGGGCTTCCATTTGAATTTGAGGTAAAAAAGATTGTGACAAAAGGTGATAAAATTCTTGATGTGACCCTTTCTAAAGTTGGTGGAAAAGGACTTTTTGTCAAAGAAATAGAACAAGCCATGTTGGATAAAGAAATTGATATGGCTGTCCATAGCATGAAGGATATGCCTGCCGTTTTGCCAGAGGGCTTTACAATTGGTTGTATTCCAGCTCGCAAAGACCATCGTGATGCTTTTATATCAAAGGGGCATGTGAAGTTAAAAGACTTACCTTCAGGTAGCGTTATTGGGACAAGCAGCCTTAGGAGGGGTGCCCAGCTGTTGGCATATCGTCCTGATTTGAACATCAAGTGGATTCGCGGCAATATAGATACTCGTTTAGCAAAGTTAAATGATCCCGCTGAAGGCTTCGATGCGATTATTTTAGCGGCTGCAGGGCTTATCCGCATGGGCTGGAGCGATGATACGGTAACAGAATATTTAGATATTGATGTCTCAGTACCAGCAATTGGCCAAGGGGCGCTAGCGATTGAATGTCGCGAAGATGATAGAGAAGTATTGGACCTTTTACTTAAATTACAAGACGAGAATACAGCAAAAGCAGTCGAGGCCGAGCGAGTATTCCTACATAAAATGGAAGGTGGCTGTCAAGTACCGATTGCTGGCTTTGCGGAAGTGTTGGAAGATGGAAGAATCAAACTTATTGCACTTGTCGCTTCACCTGATGGAAAAACAATTTTGAAAGAAGAGTTGGTTGGAACGGATGCCAAAAGTCTTGGTGAAGAAGCGGCGCATCGCTTAACCGAAAAAGGGGCAAAGGACATTATTGAAGCGGTCCAAAAGGAGAATGATCGATAA
- a CDS encoding valine--tRNA ligase, with protein sequence MSNQEMNQEINLPTKYDPKSVEEDRYAWWIEGKFFEPNPKSQKQPYTIVIPPPNVTGKLHLGHAWDTTLQDILTRMKRMQGYDVLWLPGMDHAGIATQAKVEEKLREEGKSRYDLGREKFLEKSWEWKEEYADFIRAQWSKLGLGLDYTRERFTLDEGLSKAVREVFVKLYEKGLIYRGEYIINWDPQTKTALSDIEVIYKDVQGAFYHMNYPLADGSGSIEVATTRPETMLGDTAVAVHPKDERYQHLIGKTVKLPIIGREIPIVADDYVDMEFGSGAVKITPAHDPNDFELGNRHNLERVLVMNEDGTMNENAGKYQGMDRFECRKQIVKDLQDQGVLFKIEDHLHSVGHSERSGAVVEPYLSTQWFVKMQPLADTAIELQQNAEGKVNFVPERFEKTYLHWLENIRDWCISRQLWWGHRIPAWYHKETGEVYVGHEAPRDAENWTQDEDVLDTWFSSALWPFSTLGWPDERAEDFKRYYPTNCLVTGYDIIFFWISRMIFQGLEFTDKRPFKDVLIHGLVRDAEGRKMSKSLGNGVDPMDVIEKYGADALRYFLSTGSSPGQDLRFVWEKVESTWNFANKIWNASRFALMNMNGITFNELDLSGEKSVADKWILTRLNETIESVTKMADKYEFGEVGRVLYNFIWDDVCDWYIEMAKLPLYGEGEAAKKTTRSVLAYVLDNTMRLLHPFMPFITEEIWQALPHEGESITVAKWPEVRAELTDEAAAAEMKLLVDIIRSVRNIRAEVNTPMSKQIKLNIKAKNADILASLEKNRHYLVRFCNPSELTMATEITTDEKAMTAVVTGAELSLPLEGLINMEEEIARLQKELEKLNAEVDRVQKKLCNEKFIAKAPTNVVAEERKKEQDYLEKRATVEARIQELKG encoded by the coding sequence ATGAGTAACCAAGAAATGAATCAAGAGATTAATTTACCTACAAAATATGATCCGAAATCTGTTGAAGAGGATCGCTATGCATGGTGGATCGAAGGGAAATTCTTCGAACCAAATCCAAAATCACAAAAACAACCGTATACAATTGTAATTCCACCGCCAAATGTAACGGGAAAGCTTCATCTCGGCCATGCTTGGGATACAACGCTACAAGATATTCTTACAAGAATGAAACGGATGCAAGGCTATGATGTTCTTTGGCTTCCTGGTATGGACCATGCGGGGATAGCGACTCAAGCTAAGGTTGAGGAAAAGCTGCGTGAAGAAGGAAAGTCACGCTATGACCTTGGGCGCGAAAAATTCCTCGAAAAATCATGGGAATGGAAAGAAGAATACGCCGATTTTATTCGTGCACAATGGTCCAAGCTTGGTTTAGGCCTTGATTATACTCGTGAAAGATTTACATTGGATGAAGGTCTTTCAAAAGCCGTGCGCGAGGTGTTTGTAAAGCTTTATGAAAAAGGCCTCATTTACCGCGGTGAATACATTATTAACTGGGATCCGCAAACGAAAACAGCTCTATCTGATATTGAAGTTATTTACAAAGATGTTCAAGGTGCTTTTTACCATATGAACTATCCATTAGCAGATGGCTCAGGCTCTATCGAAGTAGCGACAACCCGCCCGGAAACAATGCTTGGTGATACAGCGGTTGCTGTCCATCCAAAGGATGAAAGATATCAGCATCTCATTGGCAAAACAGTGAAGCTGCCAATCATAGGTCGTGAAATTCCAATTGTGGCAGATGATTATGTTGATATGGAATTTGGTTCTGGTGCAGTGAAAATAACCCCTGCCCATGATCCGAATGACTTTGAACTAGGCAATCGCCATAACCTAGAGCGCGTTTTAGTCATGAACGAAGATGGAACGATGAATGAAAATGCTGGTAAATATCAAGGTATGGATCGTTTTGAATGCCGCAAGCAAATCGTCAAGGATCTTCAAGACCAAGGTGTTTTATTCAAAATTGAAGATCATCTTCATTCAGTTGGACATTCAGAGCGAAGCGGGGCCGTTGTTGAGCCGTATCTTTCAACCCAATGGTTTGTAAAAATGCAGCCCTTAGCTGATACGGCAATTGAGCTTCAACAAAACGCCGAAGGAAAGGTAAACTTTGTACCAGAGCGTTTTGAAAAAACGTATCTCCATTGGCTTGAAAACATTCGTGATTGGTGTATTTCTCGCCAGCTTTGGTGGGGCCATCGCATTCCTGCATGGTACCATAAAGAGACAGGTGAAGTTTATGTTGGCCACGAAGCACCAAGAGATGCGGAAAATTGGACTCAAGATGAAGATGTATTAGATACATGGTTTAGTTCAGCGTTATGGCCATTTTCAACCTTAGGCTGGCCAGACGAGCGAGCAGAAGATTTCAAACGTTATTATCCAACAAACTGCTTAGTAACAGGCTATGATATTATTTTCTTCTGGATATCAAGAATGATTTTCCAGGGGTTAGAATTTACTGATAAACGTCCGTTTAAAGATGTGCTTATTCATGGTCTTGTTCGTGATGCCGAAGGCCGCAAGATGAGTAAATCGCTAGGCAATGGTGTTGACCCAATGGATGTTATTGAAAAATATGGCGCCGATGCATTGCGATACTTCTTATCAACTGGAAGCTCACCAGGCCAAGACCTGCGCTTCGTTTGGGAAAAAGTTGAATCAACTTGGAACTTTGCTAATAAGATTTGGAATGCATCACGTTTTGCACTGATGAACATGAATGGAATCACGTTTAACGAGCTTGATTTAAGCGGAGAAAAATCGGTGGCTGACAAATGGATTTTAACGCGTTTAAATGAAACAATCGAATCCGTAACAAAGATGGCCGATAAATATGAGTTCGGTGAAGTTGGGCGTGTCCTTTATAACTTTATATGGGATGATGTTTGCGACTGGTATATTGAAATGGCAAAGCTGCCATTGTATGGCGAAGGCGAAGCAGCGAAAAAGACAACAAGATCTGTATTGGCCTATGTTCTCGACAATACAATGCGCCTCCTGCACCCATTCATGCCATTTATTACCGAGGAAATATGGCAGGCACTGCCGCATGAAGGTGAATCGATTACAGTTGCGAAATGGCCTGAAGTTCGCGCTGAACTAACAGACGAAGCTGCTGCCGCGGAAATGAAGCTTTTAGTAGATATCATCCGTTCAGTAAGAAACATTCGTGCTGAAGTGAATACGCCGATGAGCAAGCAAATTAAGCTCAATATTAAAGCGAAGAACGCCGATATTTTAGCAAGCTTAGAAAAAAATCGCCATTATTTAGTTCGCTTCTGTAACCCAAGTGAGCTAACAATGGCAACCGAAATCACAACAGATGAAAAAGCAATGACAGCTGTCGTAACAGGTGCAGAACTGTCCCTTCCACTTGAAGGTTTAATTAATATGGAAGAAGAAATCGCCCGCCTACAAAAAGAACTCGAAAAACTAAATGCCGAAGTAGACCGCGTTCAAAAGAAATTATGCAATGAAAAATTCATCGCAAAAGCACCAACTAATGTTGTCGCAGAAGAACGCAAAAAAGAACAAGATTACCTTGAAAAGCGGGCTACTGTAGAAGCGCGTATTCAGGAATTGAAGGGGTAA